One Polyangiaceae bacterium genomic window carries:
- a CDS encoding CRTAC1 family protein — MSLLGLSLAAGCGGEDTKTQPIVPSPEPVAVACDVHATTGSAKFTQRSEAWGLSTAKVVGNRLTSADINGDGYPDLLVHAIGSNNREVIGQGPRLVYVLMNEPGPNGGRTFVDRTTESGYAKAPDSDTEYRSAQSAVFADVDNDGDLDALSIVYTAPDKVGAPPTAADLDRTTLMLNDGTGHFTAATKSALSPLNAKPTTGATFVDVDRNGVVDVFLGFFFTTAASAQQLLTGNGDGTFTDISPGAGVTSAANRRAAYGVTSCDVNDDGNPELLVSAYARGPNVLYTTDTPGHYTDVGAAAKFAFDDNQTYSDNQMFACYCTLHPAQADCMGVATPLIQCPNPADSYWNPTSDINPPRLGGNTFTTVCSDMTGDGKLDVYHTEIAHWWAGQSSDKSELLRNVSEGTSIAFERPERAAVGLEWEHPTVDWNEGGIVSAAADVDNDGREDILVGASDYPDQYSLYFHQKTGGTFEEIGLAQGLHHACTSGMTVADFDRDGDLDIVVGSGTARDCSKIWSSNEVHFYENDANQYGHWLGIKLVGDGVSTNRAGIGARVTIDANGKKLVRELGGGYGHMGMQNDTVVFFGLGGCEILHSVEVTWPNGARTVERFENVVADRFIELRQGDSKVYDVEMKTE, encoded by the coding sequence ATGTCTTTACTAGGCTTATCGCTCGCCGCAGGTTGCGGCGGGGAAGACACGAAAACGCAACCCATCGTCCCTTCGCCGGAACCGGTCGCCGTCGCTTGCGACGTTCATGCGACGACGGGCAGCGCCAAATTTACGCAGCGCTCGGAAGCGTGGGGATTGTCGACGGCGAAGGTCGTTGGCAATCGGCTCACGAGCGCCGACATCAACGGTGATGGTTATCCCGACTTGCTGGTGCACGCGATTGGATCGAACAACCGCGAGGTGATTGGGCAAGGCCCGCGCCTCGTGTACGTGCTGATGAACGAGCCGGGGCCGAATGGTGGGCGCACGTTCGTCGATCGCACCACCGAAAGCGGATACGCCAAGGCGCCCGATTCCGACACGGAATATCGCTCTGCACAGTCGGCCGTGTTTGCCGATGTGGACAACGACGGGGATCTCGATGCGCTCAGCATCGTGTATACGGCACCCGACAAAGTCGGGGCGCCTCCGACGGCTGCGGATCTCGATCGCACGACGCTGATGCTGAACGACGGCACGGGGCACTTTACGGCAGCCACCAAATCCGCGCTTTCGCCGCTCAATGCGAAACCGACGACCGGTGCGACGTTCGTCGATGTGGATCGCAATGGCGTCGTCGATGTTTTCCTCGGTTTTTTCTTTACGACCGCCGCGAGCGCTCAGCAGCTTTTGACCGGCAATGGAGACGGCACGTTTACCGATATTTCGCCCGGCGCGGGCGTCACTTCCGCGGCAAACCGCCGAGCAGCTTATGGCGTGACGAGCTGCGACGTGAATGACGATGGCAATCCGGAATTGCTCGTGAGCGCCTACGCGCGTGGGCCTAACGTGCTTTACACGACCGATACGCCGGGCCATTACACGGACGTCGGCGCTGCTGCGAAATTCGCCTTCGATGACAATCAAACCTACAGCGACAATCAGATGTTCGCTTGTTATTGCACGCTTCATCCGGCCCAAGCCGATTGCATGGGTGTCGCGACGCCGCTCATTCAATGCCCGAATCCTGCCGATTCTTACTGGAATCCGACGTCGGACATCAACCCGCCACGTCTCGGAGGAAATACCTTCACGACGGTGTGCTCGGACATGACGGGCGACGGGAAGCTCGACGTCTACCACACTGAAATTGCGCATTGGTGGGCCGGTCAAAGCTCGGACAAGTCCGAATTATTGAGAAACGTTTCGGAAGGAACGTCGATCGCGTTTGAAAGGCCCGAACGAGCGGCCGTGGGACTCGAGTGGGAACATCCGACGGTGGATTGGAACGAAGGTGGAATCGTCTCGGCTGCGGCGGACGTCGACAATGACGGGCGTGAAGACATCCTCGTCGGGGCGAGCGATTATCCGGATCAATATAGCCTGTATTTTCACCAAAAAACGGGGGGCACCTTCGAGGAAATCGGGTTGGCCCAGGGACTGCATCATGCATGCACGAGCGGCATGACGGTGGCCGATTTCGATCGCGACGGGGACCTCGATATCGTGGTCGGATCGGGAACTGCGCGAGATTGCAGCAAAATTTGGTCGTCGAACGAGGTTCATTTCTACGAAAACGATGCGAATCAATACGGGCATTGGCTGGGCATCAAGCTCGTGGGAGACGGCGTATCGACGAACCGCGCAGGCATTGGAGCACGCGTGACCATCGATGCCAATGGCAAGAAGCTCGTTCGCGAGCTTGGCGGCGGCTATGGGCACATGGGCATGCAAAACGATACCGTCGTGTTTTTCGGGCTCGGCGGATGCGAGATTTTGCATTCGGTCGAAGTCACGTGGCCGAATGGTGCGCGCACGGTGGAACGTTTTGAAAACGTCGTCGCGGACAGGTTCATTGAATTGAGGCAGGGTGATTCGAAGGTGTACGACGTAGAGATGAAGACGGAGTAG
- the pdxH gene encoding pyridoxamine 5'-phosphate oxidase, whose amino-acid sequence MNHPVKDPLAAFREGLARAQTRESSDPTAMALATVSPDGRPSVRMVLLKEADERGFVFYTNFGSRKGREIEKNPYVALCIHWPKAAEQVRIEGRVERVTDEEADAYFATRPRGSQLGAWASAQSEPVASRKELEREFAEVEARFEGRDVPRPPHWSGYRVIPERIEFWFGRDDRMHDRYLYVRTESGFSACRLCP is encoded by the coding sequence ATGAATCATCCGGTCAAAGATCCCCTCGCAGCCTTCCGTGAAGGCCTTGCCCGCGCGCAAACGCGCGAATCCAGCGATCCGACGGCCATGGCGCTCGCTACGGTCTCGCCCGACGGCCGTCCATCGGTACGCATGGTGCTGCTCAAAGAAGCCGACGAGCGCGGTTTCGTGTTTTACACGAATTTTGGAAGCCGTAAAGGTCGAGAAATCGAGAAAAATCCTTACGTTGCGCTTTGCATTCATTGGCCCAAAGCGGCCGAACAAGTGCGCATTGAAGGACGCGTCGAACGCGTAACGGACGAAGAAGCCGATGCATACTTCGCCACTCGCCCGCGAGGAAGTCAGCTAGGCGCTTGGGCTTCGGCGCAAAGTGAGCCCGTCGCGTCGCGCAAAGAGCTAGAGCGGGAATTTGCCGAAGTAGAAGCTCGATTCGAAGGGCGCGACGTGCCTCGTCCGCCGCATTGGAGCGGCTATCGAGTCATTCCGGAGCGTATCGAATTTTGGTTTGGCCGAGACGATCGCATGCACGATCGTTACCTGTACGTGCGCACGGAGAGCGGATTCTCCGCGTGCCGGCTTTGCCCTTGA
- a CDS encoding phosphoribosyltransferase: MFQDRVEAGERLGEHLSGMGLEGAVVLGIPRGGVVVAAPVADALHGPLGVVVARKLRAPHQPELAIGAVAADGSYWLEPRAMRILGIDQDYLENELSFQTGEARRRESMFDGHLRPSVAGHAVVIVDDGIATGATAMAAVRYMRAMGASPIVLAVPVASPERADMLRGEADRVECLIEDPGLFAVGQYYIDFQTVSDEEVKRLLLAFASRKRDTQPAQPKQGVRRAS, translated from the coding sequence ATGTTTCAAGATCGCGTCGAAGCAGGCGAGCGGCTTGGTGAGCATCTTTCCGGGATGGGGCTCGAAGGTGCTGTCGTGCTGGGAATTCCGCGTGGCGGCGTGGTCGTGGCCGCTCCCGTTGCAGACGCCCTGCACGGACCGCTTGGTGTCGTCGTGGCGCGTAAATTGCGCGCGCCGCATCAGCCCGAGCTCGCGATTGGCGCCGTCGCAGCGGATGGTTCGTATTGGCTCGAGCCGCGAGCGATGCGAATACTCGGCATCGACCAGGATTACTTGGAAAATGAACTTTCGTTTCAAACGGGCGAAGCGCGGCGGCGCGAATCCATGTTCGACGGGCACCTTCGTCCGTCCGTTGCCGGACATGCGGTCGTCATCGTGGACGATGGCATTGCAACCGGTGCGACGGCCATGGCCGCCGTAAGATACATGCGTGCAATGGGGGCATCGCCCATCGTGCTTGCGGTACCCGTTGCATCGCCCGAGCGAGCGGACATGTTGCGTGGCGAAGCGGATCGCGTGGAATGCTTGATCGAGGATCCCGGTCTGTTTGCCGTCGGGCAATATTATATCGATTTTCAGACCGTGAGCGATGAAGAGGTCAAACGGCTCCTCCTGGCGTTTGCCAGCCGCAAACGCGACACGCAACCGGCGCAGCCGAAACAAGGCGTGCGCCGAGCGAGCTGA
- the thpR gene encoding RNA 2',3'-cyclic phosphodiesterase, whose amino-acid sequence MRLFIAVDPSPESISQLGDMVERLRSIAPHAKWVRSEKLHLTVVFLGEIEESLVDPVMDAVKTVAIEHAPFALRIEGGGTFGGKKRARVLWADIRGDVSALCSVQTDLAKRLETMGQTLEHRDYAPHLTLARAGNPRGDEALVRCANMLAGKSFGETTIRELVLYRSEQSAQGAKYTALLRAPFRQELM is encoded by the coding sequence ATGCGGCTGTTCATCGCGGTCGATCCGAGCCCCGAAAGCATATCGCAACTTGGCGACATGGTGGAGCGTTTGCGGTCCATCGCGCCGCACGCGAAATGGGTTCGTTCGGAAAAACTGCACCTGACGGTCGTATTTTTGGGTGAGATCGAAGAATCGCTGGTCGATCCAGTGATGGATGCGGTCAAGACCGTGGCGATCGAGCATGCGCCATTTGCATTGCGTATCGAAGGTGGAGGCACGTTCGGCGGGAAAAAGCGGGCGCGCGTGCTTTGGGCGGATATCCGTGGTGACGTTTCGGCATTGTGTAGCGTGCAGACCGACCTGGCAAAAAGGCTCGAAACGATGGGGCAGACGCTCGAGCATCGAGATTATGCGCCGCACCTCACGCTCGCTCGCGCGGGCAATCCTCGGGGAGACGAGGCGCTCGTGCGATGTGCGAACATGCTCGCGGGGAAATCGTTTGGGGAAACGACGATTCGCGAGCTGGTGCTTTATCGGAGCGAACAGTCGGCGCAGGGGGCCAAGTATACGGCGCTTTTGCGCGCGCCATTTCGTCAGGAGCTCATGTAA